TTGTTAAAATATTTTTCTGGCTGTTGGGCGATTGCCAAAGCCGCTAAAAAGGAGGGATAAAAATTACGCGAGGCAAAACCAAAACTACGGCTTTTGTAACGACGAATAATCACATCAATATCAGTAGTACCGACTTTTTTTGCCGCTCTACGCATGCCAGCAGCACCATGATTATAAGCAGTGAGTGCTAATGGCCAGGTGCCTGTCACAGCATAATTATTTTTTAATAATCTCGCCGCTGCCACAGTAGCAATAAAGGGATCGAGCCGTTCATCTAAGACCTGATCGATCTGCATATAGCGACGCCCAGTGGAGCGAGTGAATTGCCACATACCGGCTGCCCCGACCTTTGAATAAGCCCTATAATTAAAAGAGGATTCAACATGAGGTAGGACAGCAATCTCAAGGGGCAAATTCATTTCTTTCAACACTGAAATAATATAGGGTCGCCACTTGCCGGAACGTACTATACCCGCACGAAACTTATTAGCCTGTCCCAATTGAAAGCGGATACGTTTTTTTGCCTTGCGTAATTCCTTTGCCGTGACATTTTTTGGCCATAAGGCCAGCACCCGCTGTTCTTCTTTACTGAGTTGTATGGCTTTATTTTTACCACCAGAACGCTGAAACTTTATGAGTTTGTCCAGAATACGCTGATATTTCTTTTTTATTTTTTTGCTCAGTTTTGCACGCGCTTTATAACTTAAGCCTTTGGGCAGCTTAATGGTTTCATAGATAATGGACAAATTGACATTATCATGTAAATAACCTTCTGAGGTGGAAATTTTTGTGTAGACCTGAGTCCAGAATTGCACCGCAGGGACGAGACTTTCAGGCTTAGGGAAATGCTTGTTTTGCCAGACAGCAGGTTGCGCCTGGGCGGTCTGATGGTCAGTGACTGGCTTGGCATAAAGAGCAGCGCAAGTAAAAAAATAACTGAGAATAAAAATTGTGAGACTGAATACGACAAAATTCTTTCTGCCTTTTAAAACCAGACGAATAAGGCCAGACTGTTCCATTGTCATGTATTTCCCAATTTATTGTCATAAAAACATATTAAATCACTCATTACCACATCAAGTCATCAGGGATTTCATAGTCCGCATAAAATTCATCGGCTTCGGCATCCGCTTCTTGCTTCGATGGATCATTACGCAAGAGAATATAACTTGCATCTCGTTGCATTATTTTGTCTGCCACTGGCCCCGGTACAATTTCATACTGCCCTTCAAGCTTAACAATCGCCAAACGCCCTAGCGCAATATCATCATGGGTCTCCTGGGTAACAAAGATCCGTTTCACATTTTTGTTATCTTCAAAATTATATGCCAGGTCATCGCCATTGCCCTTGCGCACTTTATTGCTAAGAATCAATTGCTTGATTTGCGCAATAATGGCTTTGTGCTGAGCCTTTTCATCCCGTTGACGATTCAGCTCTCTATCCTTGGCAGCCTTTTCCTGAATGGCTTTTTCCGCCAATTGCTTAGCTTCATCAACAATAGTCTGATTATTGCTACGCTGATGTTTCATTTTTTTATGCTTAACATTTTTAGCACGATTAGCCTGATTTTTATCGACCAAACCTGCCTTGAGTAGCTGATCTTGTAAAGCGTTTCCCACGACTTATCCTCTTACTTTTAAAGCGATATTCTATTCGTATAAATTTTCAAAACAATAATTAGTCGCTTCAACAAAGCCAGCAACACTGCCGCAATCAAAACGTCGCCCCTTAAACTTATACGCCAACACACAACCGTCTTTTGCTTGCTGCATCAAAGCATCTGTGATCTGTACTTCACCACCCACACCCGGCTTGGTATTACGCAAAATATCAAAGATATCCGGCGTTAAGATATAACGGCCAATAATGGCTAAATTACTGGGGGCATCTTCCGGTGCTGGTTTTTCAACCATTTCGGTGACTTTAAAGATATCATCTCGGATCATATCGCCTTTTATCACCCCGTATTTTTGCGTATCTTCCATAGGCACTTCTTCTACCGCAACAATACTGCAACGAAACTGCTTATACAGGCCAACCATTTGCGCTAGCACACCATCTGTTTCAGGTGAAATACACAAATCATCCGCCAACACCACGGCAAACGGTTCATCGCCAATCAATGTTTCGCCTGACAAGATAGCATGTCCCAAACCCTTCATTTCAATTTGACGGGTATAGGAAAATACACTTTTATCCATAATGCTACGGATACCTTCCAGATATTCTTCCTTGGAACTGCCTTTTATCTGGTGCTCCAGTTCATAGTTGACATCAAAATGATCTTCCATTGCCCGTTTGCCACGCCCTGTCACAATGGCCATCGTAGTCAATCCCGCATCAATGGCTTCTTCTACACCATATTGAATCAAAGGCTTGTTAACCACAGGCAACATTTCTTTAGGCATCGACTTGGTCGCAGGTAAAAAGCGCGTGCCATAGCCCGCCGCTGGAAATAAGCACTTCTTAATCATAAATAATTCCTAACATTATTATCTTTAATTTATTTTGCTCTATTATCTTTTAATTCCACACTTTTGACTATCTTTTTCACACATCAAGCTAATTATTAGAAAAATAAGGCAGAATTTCAATTTAGCAATATCGTCATAAATACTTTAAACTGTCGATGACGCTCACTACCTTGAAAACCTAATCACTCCTAGCGATAAAGAAGAATAAGCATGTTTAATATCCCTGAAAACTCATTTTGGGTCATGGTGGCCGTTTTATGTTTACTCGTCATTGCCTCCATTAGCCGATTTATCATAGAAAAAAGCCATCCCGATAAAGACTATACCGAGTTGCGTCAACGGATTCAGTCCTGGTGGTGGATGATTGGGATTTTATTTGTATTCATGACTCTGGGACAGACTTCAGGAAAGACCTATGGCATTATTTTATTTGCTTTTATCAGCTTTCTAGCCCTAAAAGAGTTCTTTTCCATCGTTCCTACGCGCCAATGTGACCGTCGGGTTATCTTTTGGGCTTATTTAGCCATCCCCATTCAATACTATCTCATTAGCATCGAATGGTATGGGCTATTTATTATCTTTATTCCCGTTTACTTATTCCTATTCCTGCCCATGCGCATGGTCTTAATCGGTGAAACTCAGGGCTTTATCCGCGCCGCAGGCGTTATCCATTGGGCAGTGATGTTAACCGTTTACTGTCTCAGCCATATTGCCTATTTATTGGTCTTACCAGAGAAAAACCCTGATGCCGGGAGCATGGGACTGGTGATCTTTTTATTATTTATGACTCAATTCAACGATGTCAGTCAATATATCTGGGGTAAAGCCCTTGGCAAACACCCTATCATTCCCAAAGTCAGCCCTAATAAAACCTGGGAAGGCTTCCTTGGTGGTATGTTCACCATCGCCATCAGTGCAGCATTCATTGGCCCATTGCTCACACCACTGAATATGCAACTCAGTTTAATTGCCGGACTTATTATCAATGCCTCAGGATTTATTGGCGATGTGGTCATTTCATCGGTCAAGCGTGACTTAGCCATCAAGGACAGTGGCGATTTGATTCCCGGTCATGGCGGCATATTGGATCGTTTTGATAGTTTGATTTTTACCGCACCCTTATTCTTTCATTACTTGTATTATATGGCTTACTAAGCACTTTCATATTACAAAAATGTGTTTTGAATATCTATCTTTATCATAAAGCACTTAATTAGTATGCAAAAAAAAGCCCCAATATCACTATTGAGGCTTTTCTATGAAGCGAATTAATTTAAGTTATTTTTTCTTCCTAGTAAATCCAACACCTACTAGGCCAAAAGCTAATAGAGCTAAGCTTGAAGGTTCGGGAATCACAGAAAATGCGACTTCTCCCATTGAGGTATAAGTAAATGCATTCCCATTTTGATCAGTATAAGTAACACCCGTTAATTCTAATCGTATATAAGATGCATTAACTGCAGTAAAAGACAATACATCGGCAAAATAATTTACATTTTTTGCATTATCTGTCAAATCACCATTTAACACACTAAAGTTACCCAAAGATAATATGTTTGTAAATGATGCATCATTAGATGCAAAGATAGAAACGCTACTGATACCGTACCAATCTTCATTCCAGATTGCGATTTTATCAACTGTAAATACACGACCTAAATAATAATCAATAGTTTCTGTTGCGTCTAACTCAGAGTACCACTCATTATTTTCAGCAGAATAAATATGCGATGCACCTGTAACAGAGTTGGTAAATGTATCGAAATCTGTAATACCATTATTATAATTATCACTCAAACCCGACTGGTTTATAGTATTAATAACTCCATAACCTGCAGCAACTTTTGATACTGTGTTAGAGACACTTTCAGCGCCTCGAATAACTGTTGCCCCCGCAGTAGACGCAACGCTAAAAAATACTATAAATGTTAATAACCGCTTAATTTTCATTAATTATAATCCCATTACTAGTTTATTATTTTGCTAATCGAGTTGTTTACTGATTTTTATTATTAGTTAACAAGTAGTACTTTATTCTAGAATCCCGGACCTGGTATGCCAGGAGGTCCTGTATCACTCGTAGCAGCCGCATTTTGACTGATAACCAATGATGTCATCAAAGGCGCAGCATAAGCAGCATATTTGCTTTTTCTCAAAAAATCACGACGAGACTGATCGGTCTTGCCCTGTTCTTGTTTTTCTTCTTGCTGTTCATCTTTAGTCATGCGATTAACCCTATTTAATACTTATATACCAATACAGAATAATGTATAAATTTGCTTCATAATTTAAATTGTATAATAAATAAGCAATTAAAGCCAATTTAAATTGAATACTTTACATGATTAAGTAATATATTACCATAAAAACAAGGGTTTTCCTATTATTTTTAGGGAATACTAGAACAAAACAGCTTCCAATTCCAATTTAGCCAAATTAATATCAGAATACTTCAAATAATAGCAGGGCAACGCCTCAAGCATTTTAAGCACCGATGCCAATTCATGCTCTTTCATTCGTCGCCCCGATGAGCCACATTCAAGAAAACGTAGCAATGCTTCAGTCTTATCAATGACGACTAATTCACAAGCAATACTTTGCTCATATTGAGGAAATACTATTGCCTGTAGTGTCGCTCCCACATCAAACGACAAAGCAGCGTTCTTAATCGGTAAATAACGCACATTTTTTTTATCCAGTCGACAATATTGTTTCAGTTTTTCAATCAAGGGATAACAATCAACTAAATATTTAACCGCCCCATCCTTAACACAGACAGGTAATGGACATGAGAAAACCTGTTTTGTATCAGGCACAACAATCGATAACTCATCAGTAAAAAACGACCAGCCTTTAGCCGCCAACAGTGCCGCTAAAGTACTCTTCCCTGCCCCTGACTGCGCAGGGAAAAGCACAGCCTTATTATCTTTATCAGCTAATGTTGCCGCATGAAACATCAAATAGGGATGTCTACCCTGCTCCTGCTGCTCCGTTTTTGATTGCCAGATAGTTTCAAAAACAATACCAAACACATAAGGAACAACCACTGTTAGAGAAAGCCCTGTACAGACACAACTCTTATCAACAAAAATAGAATAGACATCAAGTGCCTGAACTATTTGTATTAAACGGGCAGTTAATGTGGCTATACTTAACCGGTACTTTGCAAGGGAAACTTTGTGAAGTACGCATGGATAACTGATCAGGCTAAAGATTACCCGGTAACGATTCTGTGCCGTTTTATGGATGTTTCCCGTAGTTGCTATTATGATTGGGTTAGCTCTCCTAAAACGGATAGAGAGAAAGAAAATGAAGCGCTTACTGAGCAGCTAAAAAACTGTTTGAAGACAGTCGCAAGACTTATGGAACCCGTCGTCTTAAAAGAAAACTGGCTGAAAAAGGCGTTCATATAAGCCGCCGGAGAATTGGTCGATTAATGAAAAAAGCCGGTTTGTTTTGTAAAACGAAGAGACGCTTTAAAGCGACGACTAATTCCAAGCATAATAAGCGTATATCTCCAAATTTACTGGAAAGAGAGTTTACTGTCTCTCAACCTGATCGCTACTATGTGGGTGATATTACCTATATTGCCACCAAGGAAGGCTGGTTATATTTAGCGGTTGTCATTGACTTATTCTCTAGGCAAATTGTTGGCTGGTCGA
This genomic window from sulfur-oxidizing endosymbiont of Gigantopelta aegis contains:
- a CDS encoding DUF2058 domain-containing protein — encoded protein: MGNALQDQLLKAGLVDKNQANRAKNVKHKKMKHQRSNNQTIVDEAKQLAEKAIQEKAAKDRELNRQRDEKAQHKAIIAQIKQLILSNKVRKGNGDDLAYNFEDNKNVKRIFVTQETHDDIALGRLAIVKLEGQYEIVPGPVADKIMQRDASYILLRNDPSKQEADAEADEFYADYEIPDDLMW
- the galU gene encoding UTP--glucose-1-phosphate uridylyltransferase GalU; translation: MIKKCLFPAAGYGTRFLPATKSMPKEMLPVVNKPLIQYGVEEAIDAGLTTMAIVTGRGKRAMEDHFDVNYELEHQIKGSSKEEYLEGIRSIMDKSVFSYTRQIEMKGLGHAILSGETLIGDEPFAVVLADDLCISPETDGVLAQMVGLYKQFRCSIVAVEEVPMEDTQKYGVIKGDMIRDDIFKVTEMVEKPAPEDAPSNLAIIGRYILTPDIFDILRNTKPGVGGEVQITDALMQQAKDGCVLAYKFKGRRFDCGSVAGFVEATNYCFENLYE
- a CDS encoding phosphatidate cytidylyltransferase: MFNIPENSFWVMVAVLCLLVIASISRFIIEKSHPDKDYTELRQRIQSWWWMIGILFVFMTLGQTSGKTYGIILFAFISFLALKEFFSIVPTRQCDRRVIFWAYLAIPIQYYLISIEWYGLFIIFIPVYLFLFLPMRMVLIGETQGFIRAAGVIHWAVMLTVYCLSHIAYLLVLPEKNPDAGSMGLVIFLLFMTQFNDVSQYIWGKALGKHPIIPKVSPNKTWEGFLGGMFTIAISAAFIGPLLTPLNMQLSLIAGLIINASGFIGDVVISSVKRDLAIKDSGDLIPGHGGILDRFDSLIFTAPLFFHYLYYMAY
- a CDS encoding PEP-CTERM sorting domain-containing protein, encoding MKIKRLLTFIVFFSVASTAGATVIRGAESVSNTVSKVAAGYGVINTINQSGLSDNYNNGITDFDTFTNSVTGASHIYSAENNEWYSELDATETIDYYLGRVFTVDKIAIWNEDWYGISSVSIFASNDASFTNILSLGNFSVLNGDLTDNAKNVNYFADVLSFTAVNASYIRLELTGVTYTDQNGNAFTYTSMGEVAFSVIPEPSSLALLAFGLVGVGFTRKKK